GACGCGACCGCCGCAGCCATGCATTCGCCGCCGTCACGACGAAGAGGCAGAAGACGACGTTGAAGTAGAGGCTCATCGTCGTGGGGTACTGAGTTCCCCAGACGGTCTCCCACTGGACGACGAGGAACACGTTGATGGGAACCAGCAGCAGCGCGAGGATCACCGCCCGCGCGGTGACGCCTCCGGTTCGGTGCTTGCCGTTCCGCGGATTGTCCTTCAACTCGAACCCTCGACCGTTGCGGGGTTGCCAGCCAACTGAGCCGGTTTCGCGCGCCAAGCGGAATCTGGTATTCCCGATCGAGTCAATATCCGGCTTGTCGCCACCGTTCAGCCGCGTTGCGGGCGTGAGTACGGGCGTACGCCAGTCGTACTCATGTCAACTCGGGCTCAGTACGTGATAGGGCAGGACGCTCGCCTGCGGGGTGTTCCTGACTCATGGTGATTTTTGATATCTCATCGTTCGATGGAATCCAAGCCCGAACGATTCCCGCAAGGGATAGAGATCTCGCAATATCACTATAAACCGGGAACACCGCCTGCGGAGTCCTGTTGGATCAACTGGGGCGTCGTGATATGTTTCCTTTCAGCGGCATCAACCGATCGCCGTACCCGAGCAATGATGGAGGTAACCATGGGGAACGATACCAGAGCCACCAAACGCGTTCTTTTTGTCTGCGGGGGAAACACGTGCCGAAGCCCGATGGCTGCAGCCATCGCGCGTCAGTTGCTGGGTCCCGCCGCTGATGTCCGTAGCGCTGGCATCTACGCCGTGCCAGACGCACCTGCTGCTCTGGACGCGATCGTCGTGATGGCGGAGAGGGGACTGGATATCCGCGGTCATCGCGCTCGTAGCATTCACGACGTTGACCCAACGGCGTCCGAGTATGTCGTCGCTCTGACTCCGGCAATCGCGCGGGAGCTTCGGTCGTTGCGCGTCGATCCGGCGACGATCATTGAGCTCTGTATCCTGGATCCCTTCGGACAGGGCATCGACATCTATCGCGAGACGGCGGACGACATCACGCGCGAGCTCCAGCGGATTTTCGGAGCCAGAGCAGAAGGCTGATCCGAACCCGTCCGGGCGACGGGATTCCCCAGACTGCTGACGGTGCTTTTTGGCAGCGGCATGTCGAACGAGTCCCCGGCGACCGTGCCCAGGTCGAATCCGCCGCCCAGCCGGTTGACCGCTCGTCGCGCCGCGTGGGATACTGAACGACGGCACGTGGGAGCAATGATCCGCAGGAGGCAAAACGAAATGAACCGGATGCACGCTACCGGTCTGCTGATCGTGGCGGCGACGCTGTGCACAGGCACTGCGCTGGCGGGCGGCGATGCTCCGTCCGCGACGAAAACCGAGACGTTCAAGGTGAAGGTGGCAGACAAGGGAGTCAAGATGTCGCCGAAGTCGATTCACGGTTTCGCGATGAAGAACATCGACGGCAAGAAGATTGAGCTGTCGGACTTCGACGGCGACGTTCTTCTCGTCGTCAACACGGCGTCCAAGTGCGGCTACACGCCTCAGTACGCCGACCTGGAAGCTGTCTACGAGAAGTACCGTGAGAAGGGCTTCAAGGTTCTCGCGTTCCCGGCGAACGAGTTCGGCGCGCAGGAGCCCGGGACGAACGACGAGATCAAGGCGTTCTGCACGACCAACTACGACGTGAAGTTCCCGCTCTTCTCCAAGATCGTCGTCAAGGGAGAGGGGATTCACCCGCTGTATCAGTACCTGACCGATGAAGAGGCGCATCCCAAGACCGGCGGCGAGATCAAGTGGAACTTCACGAAGTTCCTCGTCGGCAAGGATGGCAAGGTTCTCGCGCGGTTCGAGCCGAAGGTCAAGCCGACCGACGAGGAAGTGACCAAGGCGCTCGAAGACGCGCTCGCCGTGAAGTACGAGAAGAAAGCAAAGGCGACCGCTACGCCGTAAGCCATTCGCCCGAGGAGACCTCACCCACCATGTCAACCGAGACGTACTCCGAGCTCGACCCGTCTGCGCGTTTGCTGATGGGTCCGGGGCCCAGCATGGTCCATCCGCGCGTTCTCAAGGCGATGTCCACGCCGCTCTTGGGTCATCTCGACCCAGAGTTCCTTCGCCTGATGAACGAGACGATGGACCTCCTTCGCCGGACGTTCGGCACGGCGAACGAGCTGACGATCCCTATCTCGGCGACGGGCAGCGCGGGCATGGAGGCGGCTCTCTGCAACATCATCGAGCCGGGCGATCAGGTCGTCATCTGCGTCAACGGCGTCTTCGGCGAGCGGATGAGCGACATCGTCGGGCGATGCGGCGGCGTGCTGACGCGCGTCGATGCGCCTTGGGGCAGAGCCTTCGAGCCGGAGCAGATCGAAGCCGCCTTGCGGTCAGTCCCGAAGCCCAAGGCGGTCGCCATCGTCCACGCGGAGACCTCGACGGGCGTTCTCCAGCCGCTGGCTGACATCGCGAAGATCGTGCGGAACCACGGCGCGCTGTTCGTGGTCGATACCGTCACGTCATTGGGCGGAGCCCCGATCGAGGCGGACGCGACCGGCATCGACGTGTCCTACAGCGGGACGCAGAAGTGCCTGAGCTGCCCGCCGGGTCTATCGCCGATCACGTTCGGTCCTCGCGCGATGGAGGTCATCAACGGTCGGAAGTCGAAGGTGCAGTCGTGGTACCTCGACATGACGATGGTCTCGAAGTATTGGGGTTCGGAGCGTCTCTATCACCACACGGCTCCGATCAGCATGGTCTACGCGCTGCGGGAGGCGCTACGGATCGTTCACGAGGAAGGGCTGGCGGCGCGCTATGAACGCCATCGACTCCACGCTGCCGCACTGGGAGCCGGGCTCGAAGCGATGGGCTTGAAGCTCGCCGCGCAGGACGACTGCCGGGCTCCGATGCTCACGCTGACGGCTCTACCCGATGGCGCCGACGATGCCGCCGTGCGCCGTCGCCTCTTGCTGGAACACGGCGTCGAGATCGGCGGCGGGCTGGGCGTGTTCAAGGGCAAGATGTGGCGCATCGGTCTGATGGGCGAGACGGCTCGCCGTTCGAGCGTCCTGACCTGCTTGGACGCTCTCGGCGCGTCGCTGGGAGCCGAGGGATGTTCGGTGGACGCGCAGGCTGGGCTGGCGGCGGCTCAGGAGGTCTACGCATCTGCCTCAGGGGCTGAGTAGCCGACATGCCC
This genomic stretch from Candidatus Poribacteria bacterium harbors:
- a CDS encoding glutathione peroxidase, whose product is MSPKSIHGFAMKNIDGKKIELSDFDGDVLLVVNTASKCGYTPQYADLEAVYEKYREKGFKVLAFPANEFGAQEPGTNDEIKAFCTTNYDVKFPLFSKIVVKGEGIHPLYQYLTDEEAHPKTGGEIKWNFTKFLVGKDGKVLARFEPKVKPTDEEVTKALEDALAVKYEKKAKATATP
- a CDS encoding alanine--glyoxylate aminotransferase family protein → MSTETYSELDPSARLLMGPGPSMVHPRVLKAMSTPLLGHLDPEFLRLMNETMDLLRRTFGTANELTIPISATGSAGMEAALCNIIEPGDQVVICVNGVFGERMSDIVGRCGGVLTRVDAPWGRAFEPEQIEAALRSVPKPKAVAIVHAETSTGVLQPLADIAKIVRNHGALFVVDTVTSLGGAPIEADATGIDVSYSGTQKCLSCPPGLSPITFGPRAMEVINGRKSKVQSWYLDMTMVSKYWGSERLYHHTAPISMVYALREALRIVHEEGLAARYERHRLHAAALGAGLEAMGLKLAAQDDCRAPMLTLTALPDGADDAAVRRRLLLEHGVEIGGGLGVFKGKMWRIGLMGETARRSSVLTCLDALGASLGAEGCSVDAQAGLAAAQEVYASASGAE